In a genomic window of Callithrix jacchus isolate 240 chromosome 22, calJac240_pri, whole genome shotgun sequence:
- the VASP gene encoding vasodilator-stimulated phosphoprotein isoform X2, producing the protein MSETVICSSRATVMVYDDGNKRWVPAGMGPQAFSRVQIYHNPTANSFRVVGRKMQPDQQVVINCAIVRGVKYNQATPNFHQWRDARQVWGLNFSSKEDAAQFAAGMASALEALEGGGPPPPPAPPAWSVPNGPSPEEVEQQKRQQPGPTEHLERRVSNAGGPPAPPAGGPPPPPGPPPPPGPPPPPGLPPSGVPAAAHGSGGGPPPAPPLPAAQGPSGGGTGAPGLAAAIAGAKLRKVSKEESSAGPVAPKAESGRSGGGGLMEEMNAMLARRRKATQVGEKTPKDESANQEEPEARVPAQSESVRRPWEKNSTTLPRMKSSSSVTTSETHPCTPSSGDDSDLERVKQELLEEVKKELQKVKEEIIEAFVQELRKRGSP; encoded by the exons TGAGACGGTCATCTGTTCCAGCCGGGCCACTGTGATGGTTTATGATGACGGCAACAAGCGATGGGTCCCTGCTGGCATGGGTCCCCAGGCCTTCAGCCGCGTCCAGATCTACCACAACCCCACAGCCAATTCCTTCCGCGTCGTGGGTCGGAAGATGCAGCCCGACCAGCAG GTGGTCATCAACTGTGCCATCGTCCGGGGAGTCAAGTATAATCAAGCCACCCCTAATTTCCATCAGTGGCGCGATGCCCGCCAGGTCTGGGGCCTCAACTTCAGCAGCAAGGAGGACGCCGCCCAGTTTGCTGCGGGCATGGCCAGTGCCCTAGAGGCGTTGGAAG GAGGTGggccccctccacccccagcacCTCCTGCCTGGTCGGTCCCCAACGGCCCCTCCCCGGAGGAGGTGGAGCAGCAGAAAAG GCAGCAGCCCGGCCCGACAGAACATCTAGAGCGCCGTGTCTCTAATGCAG GAGGCCCACCTGCTCCCCCTGCTGGGGGTCCACCCCCACCACCAGGACCTCCCCCTCCTCCAggtcctcccccacccccaggtttGCCCCCCTCGGGGGTCCCAGCTGCAGCACACGGATCTGGGGGAGGACCACCCCCTGCACCCCCTCTCCCGGCAGCACAGGGCCCCAGTGGTGGGGGGACTGGGGCCCCAGGCCTGGCCGCAGCTATTGCTGGAGCCAAACTCAGGAAAGTCAGCAAG GAGGAATCCTCAGCAGGTCCCGTAGCCCCCAAAGCTGAGAGCGGTCGAAGTGGAGGTGGGGGGCTCATGGAAGAGATGAACGCCATGCTGGCCCGGAG AAGGAAAGCCACACAGGTTGGGGAGAAAACCCCCAAGGATGAATCTGCCAAT CAGGAGGAGCCAGAGGCCAGAGTCCCGGCCCAGAGTG AATCTGTGCGGAGACCCTGGGAGAAGAACAGCACAACCTTGCCAAG GATGAAGTCGTCTTCTTCGGTGACCACTTCTGAGACCCACCCCTGCACGCCCAGCTCCGGTGATGACTCGGACCTAGAGAGGGTGAAACAG GAGCTTCTGGAAGAGGTGAAGAAGGAATTGCAGAAAGTGAAAGAGGAAATCATTGAAG CCTTTGTCCAGGAGCTGAGGAAGCGGGGTTCTCCCTGA
- the VASP gene encoding vasodilator-stimulated phosphoprotein isoform X1: MSETVICSSRATVMVYDDGNKRWVPAGMGPQAFSRVQIYHNPTANSFRVVGRKMQPDQQVVINCAIVRGVKYNQATPNFHQWRDARQVWGLNFSSKEDAAQFAAGMASALEALEGGGPPPPPAPPAWSVPNGPSPEEVEQQKRQQPGPTEHLERRVSNAGGPPAPPAGGPPPPPGPPPPPGPPPPPGLPPSGVPAAAHGSGGGPPPAPPLPAAQGPSGGGTGAPGLAAAIAGAKLRKVSKQEESSAGPVAPKAESGRSGGGGLMEEMNAMLARRRKATQVGEKTPKDESANQEEPEARVPAQSESVRRPWEKNSTTLPRMKSSSSVTTSETHPCTPSSGDDSDLERVKQELLEEVKKELQKVKEEIIEAFVQELRKRGSP, translated from the exons TGAGACGGTCATCTGTTCCAGCCGGGCCACTGTGATGGTTTATGATGACGGCAACAAGCGATGGGTCCCTGCTGGCATGGGTCCCCAGGCCTTCAGCCGCGTCCAGATCTACCACAACCCCACAGCCAATTCCTTCCGCGTCGTGGGTCGGAAGATGCAGCCCGACCAGCAG GTGGTCATCAACTGTGCCATCGTCCGGGGAGTCAAGTATAATCAAGCCACCCCTAATTTCCATCAGTGGCGCGATGCCCGCCAGGTCTGGGGCCTCAACTTCAGCAGCAAGGAGGACGCCGCCCAGTTTGCTGCGGGCATGGCCAGTGCCCTAGAGGCGTTGGAAG GAGGTGggccccctccacccccagcacCTCCTGCCTGGTCGGTCCCCAACGGCCCCTCCCCGGAGGAGGTGGAGCAGCAGAAAAG GCAGCAGCCCGGCCCGACAGAACATCTAGAGCGCCGTGTCTCTAATGCAG GAGGCCCACCTGCTCCCCCTGCTGGGGGTCCACCCCCACCACCAGGACCTCCCCCTCCTCCAggtcctcccccacccccaggtttGCCCCCCTCGGGGGTCCCAGCTGCAGCACACGGATCTGGGGGAGGACCACCCCCTGCACCCCCTCTCCCGGCAGCACAGGGCCCCAGTGGTGGGGGGACTGGGGCCCCAGGCCTGGCCGCAGCTATTGCTGGAGCCAAACTCAGGAAAGTCAGCAAG CAGGAGGAATCCTCAGCAGGTCCCGTAGCCCCCAAAGCTGAGAGCGGTCGAAGTGGAGGTGGGGGGCTCATGGAAGAGATGAACGCCATGCTGGCCCGGAG AAGGAAAGCCACACAGGTTGGGGAGAAAACCCCCAAGGATGAATCTGCCAAT CAGGAGGAGCCAGAGGCCAGAGTCCCGGCCCAGAGTG AATCTGTGCGGAGACCCTGGGAGAAGAACAGCACAACCTTGCCAAG GATGAAGTCGTCTTCTTCGGTGACCACTTCTGAGACCCACCCCTGCACGCCCAGCTCCGGTGATGACTCGGACCTAGAGAGGGTGAAACAG GAGCTTCTGGAAGAGGTGAAGAAGGAATTGCAGAAAGTGAAAGAGGAAATCATTGAAG CCTTTGTCCAGGAGCTGAGGAAGCGGGGTTCTCCCTGA
- the VASP gene encoding vasodilator-stimulated phosphoprotein isoform X4, whose product MSETVICSSRATVMVYDDGNKRWVPAGMGPQAFSRVQIYHNPTANSFRVVGRKMQPDQQVVINCAIVRGVKYNQATPNFHQWRDARQVWGLNFSSKEDAAQFAAGMASALEALEGGGPPPPPAPPAWSVPNGPSPEEVEQQKRQQPGPTEHLERRVSNAGGPPAPPAGGPPPPPGPPPPPGPPPPPGLPPSGVPAAAHGSGGGPPPAPPLPAAQGPSGGGTGAPGLAAAIAGAKLRKVSKEESSAGPVAPKAESGRSGGGGLMEEMNAMLARRRKATQVGEKTPKDESANEEPEARVPAQSESVRRPWEKNSTTLPRMKSSSSVTTSETHPCTPSSGDDSDLERVKQELLEEVKKELQKVKEEIIEAFVQELRKRGSP is encoded by the exons TGAGACGGTCATCTGTTCCAGCCGGGCCACTGTGATGGTTTATGATGACGGCAACAAGCGATGGGTCCCTGCTGGCATGGGTCCCCAGGCCTTCAGCCGCGTCCAGATCTACCACAACCCCACAGCCAATTCCTTCCGCGTCGTGGGTCGGAAGATGCAGCCCGACCAGCAG GTGGTCATCAACTGTGCCATCGTCCGGGGAGTCAAGTATAATCAAGCCACCCCTAATTTCCATCAGTGGCGCGATGCCCGCCAGGTCTGGGGCCTCAACTTCAGCAGCAAGGAGGACGCCGCCCAGTTTGCTGCGGGCATGGCCAGTGCCCTAGAGGCGTTGGAAG GAGGTGggccccctccacccccagcacCTCCTGCCTGGTCGGTCCCCAACGGCCCCTCCCCGGAGGAGGTGGAGCAGCAGAAAAG GCAGCAGCCCGGCCCGACAGAACATCTAGAGCGCCGTGTCTCTAATGCAG GAGGCCCACCTGCTCCCCCTGCTGGGGGTCCACCCCCACCACCAGGACCTCCCCCTCCTCCAggtcctcccccacccccaggtttGCCCCCCTCGGGGGTCCCAGCTGCAGCACACGGATCTGGGGGAGGACCACCCCCTGCACCCCCTCTCCCGGCAGCACAGGGCCCCAGTGGTGGGGGGACTGGGGCCCCAGGCCTGGCCGCAGCTATTGCTGGAGCCAAACTCAGGAAAGTCAGCAAG GAGGAATCCTCAGCAGGTCCCGTAGCCCCCAAAGCTGAGAGCGGTCGAAGTGGAGGTGGGGGGCTCATGGAAGAGATGAACGCCATGCTGGCCCGGAG AAGGAAAGCCACACAGGTTGGGGAGAAAACCCCCAAGGATGAATCTGCCAAT GAGGAGCCAGAGGCCAGAGTCCCGGCCCAGAGTG AATCTGTGCGGAGACCCTGGGAGAAGAACAGCACAACCTTGCCAAG GATGAAGTCGTCTTCTTCGGTGACCACTTCTGAGACCCACCCCTGCACGCCCAGCTCCGGTGATGACTCGGACCTAGAGAGGGTGAAACAG GAGCTTCTGGAAGAGGTGAAGAAGGAATTGCAGAAAGTGAAAGAGGAAATCATTGAAG CCTTTGTCCAGGAGCTGAGGAAGCGGGGTTCTCCCTGA
- the VASP gene encoding vasodilator-stimulated phosphoprotein isoform X3, with protein sequence MSETVICSSRATVMVYDDGNKRWVPAGMGPQAFSRVQIYHNPTANSFRVVGRKMQPDQQVVINCAIVRGVKYNQATPNFHQWRDARQVWGLNFSSKEDAAQFAAGMASALEALEGGGPPPPPAPPAWSVPNGPSPEEVEQQKRQQPGPTEHLERRVSNAGGPPAPPAGGPPPPPGPPPPPGPPPPPGLPPSGVPAAAHGSGGGPPPAPPLPAAQGPSGGGTGAPGLAAAIAGAKLRKVSKQEESSAGPVAPKAESGRSGGGGLMEEMNAMLARRRKATQVGEKTPKDESANEEPEARVPAQSESVRRPWEKNSTTLPRMKSSSSVTTSETHPCTPSSGDDSDLERVKQELLEEVKKELQKVKEEIIEAFVQELRKRGSP encoded by the exons TGAGACGGTCATCTGTTCCAGCCGGGCCACTGTGATGGTTTATGATGACGGCAACAAGCGATGGGTCCCTGCTGGCATGGGTCCCCAGGCCTTCAGCCGCGTCCAGATCTACCACAACCCCACAGCCAATTCCTTCCGCGTCGTGGGTCGGAAGATGCAGCCCGACCAGCAG GTGGTCATCAACTGTGCCATCGTCCGGGGAGTCAAGTATAATCAAGCCACCCCTAATTTCCATCAGTGGCGCGATGCCCGCCAGGTCTGGGGCCTCAACTTCAGCAGCAAGGAGGACGCCGCCCAGTTTGCTGCGGGCATGGCCAGTGCCCTAGAGGCGTTGGAAG GAGGTGggccccctccacccccagcacCTCCTGCCTGGTCGGTCCCCAACGGCCCCTCCCCGGAGGAGGTGGAGCAGCAGAAAAG GCAGCAGCCCGGCCCGACAGAACATCTAGAGCGCCGTGTCTCTAATGCAG GAGGCCCACCTGCTCCCCCTGCTGGGGGTCCACCCCCACCACCAGGACCTCCCCCTCCTCCAggtcctcccccacccccaggtttGCCCCCCTCGGGGGTCCCAGCTGCAGCACACGGATCTGGGGGAGGACCACCCCCTGCACCCCCTCTCCCGGCAGCACAGGGCCCCAGTGGTGGGGGGACTGGGGCCCCAGGCCTGGCCGCAGCTATTGCTGGAGCCAAACTCAGGAAAGTCAGCAAG CAGGAGGAATCCTCAGCAGGTCCCGTAGCCCCCAAAGCTGAGAGCGGTCGAAGTGGAGGTGGGGGGCTCATGGAAGAGATGAACGCCATGCTGGCCCGGAG AAGGAAAGCCACACAGGTTGGGGAGAAAACCCCCAAGGATGAATCTGCCAAT GAGGAGCCAGAGGCCAGAGTCCCGGCCCAGAGTG AATCTGTGCGGAGACCCTGGGAGAAGAACAGCACAACCTTGCCAAG GATGAAGTCGTCTTCTTCGGTGACCACTTCTGAGACCCACCCCTGCACGCCCAGCTCCGGTGATGACTCGGACCTAGAGAGGGTGAAACAG GAGCTTCTGGAAGAGGTGAAGAAGGAATTGCAGAAAGTGAAAGAGGAAATCATTGAAG CCTTTGTCCAGGAGCTGAGGAAGCGGGGTTCTCCCTGA